The Aspergillus fumigatus Af293 chromosome 3, whole genome shotgun sequence region CGAGTTGCTGGCTTTCGCGGAACTGAGGCACTGGATCCTCAATCTTCCAAGCGTTCCAATGGTCCAGTAGGGCCGCCTCGTGGTGTCGGAAGAGAGTCTCCAAGTTATGGTCCCCTGGTGTTGCAAACACCCCTTTAAAGCGCTTGTCAGCGCGGACCTTGGCTAGGATCTCAAAAAGCGATGACGAATGGTACGACGAGTCCGCCCTAGAATAAGATGAATCATCAATGTACTTGTGTATGTCGCTGTAGCAAGTCGCCACAAGACCCAACGCCTCCATAGCGACCTCCCGACTGGACATCTCAAAGGCATAACCCAGATGAATCAACGGATGCCCAACTAAACGCACAACATCAGCATATCCCTCCTGAAGCAAATATCGCAACCACTCACGATCAGCAACAAGCGAACTAAACAGTGGTTCCTTGCCGGAGAACAGATAGTCCGCTacgaccttcttccagtcATACCCGTGCCGCACAAGCTCGTCCTCAAAGAAATCCACAAACGCCCGCTGGTACCTATGCCACATCAGCCACATTCCGCAACTCATCCCACGCAATACCCAGAGAGACATACTCCCGCCGTCCAAGGAAATCCCGCCAGTCATAGGTGCTGATCTCCCCCGGAGAATCAATCCACGGCTCCAGCGTCTTCGACTCAGCCTCATACACGCGGTTCAGATCATCCGCATCTGCACCTTGGAGAAACGCTGAACTCAGAATCTACTGAACATCAGCAATGTAATCTCCAGTACTGGGGCGGCAAAAACCAACATGAGGGGCATGGTTGTGGAATTTCCGCTCGTTGTACAGGATGGCGTGATTCGCGTGGTTCAGTTTGAGCAGGTGCTTCAAGGCCCTAGCGGGCTTTTCGTGGGCTGTGTCGACATCATGG contains the following coding sequences:
- a CDS encoding questin oxidase family protein, which translates into the protein MLSFSLPSFSFLPSWKRQTVFDIPPVRVHDVDTAHEKPARALKHLLKLNHANHAILYNERKFHNHAPHILSSAFLQGADADDLNRVYEAESKTLEPWIDSPGEISTYDWRDFLGRREYQRAFVDFFEDELVRHGYDWKKVVADYLFSGKEPLFSSLVADREWLRYLLQEGYADVVRLVGHPLIHLGYAFEMSSREVAMEALGLVATCYSDIHKYIDDSSYSRADSSYHSSSLFEILAKVRADKRFKGVFATPGDHNLETLFRHHEAALLDHWNAWKIEDPVPQFRESQQLAAAVLTATQADPTEKYDFFLVHILTTSHAVRILLPLIPARFQVPLVRQWWLMTLAVYIAQLRPEIDLGRIRNYDPQGRDWKWTAKQAVKSKHSTDAHYVKALRAMREAAATWGDSDGLYLKAAVKFAEEFDGWGGFV